A single Vigna radiata var. radiata cultivar VC1973A chromosome 8, Vradiata_ver6, whole genome shotgun sequence DNA region contains:
- the LOC106770852 gene encoding basic 7S globulin, with product MAASAKLLFLSFLTLFISSSIAQTSSRPKALVLPVTKDVSASVPQYVTRIKQRTPLVPVKLTVDLGGGYFWVNCEKGYVSSTSKPVRCGSAQCSLFGSHGCSGEKICGRSPSNTVTGVSTYGDIHSDVVATNSTDGNNPVRVVSVPKFLFICGSNVVQNGLASGVTGMAGLGRTKVSFPSQFASAFSFPRKFAICLSSSTMTDGVMFFGDGPYNFGYLNQDLSKVLTFTPLLTNPVSTAPASFLGEPSVEYFIGVKSIRISDKEVPLNKTLLSIDRNGVGGTKISTVNPYTVMETSIYKAVSEAFVKAVGAATVAPVAPFGTCFANQDIGYTPMGPAVPTINLVLQNEEVVWSIIGANSMVRFDDVICLGFVDAGSGPSTAQVGFVVGGSHPMTSITIGAHQLENNFLQFDLATSRLGFRSIFLEHANCANFNFTSST from the coding sequence TATTTTTGTCCTTTCTTACGTTGTTTATCTCCTCCTCCATAGCTCAAACCTCTTCCAGACCAAAAGCACTTGTTCTTCCCGTCACCAAAGATGTTTCTGCCTCTGTTCCTCAGTATGTCACCCGAATCAAACAAAGAACCCCACTTGTGCCGGTGAAGCTAACCGTTGATCTTGGTGGTGGTTACTTTTGGGTGAACTGTGAAAAGGGCTATGTCTCATCCACTTCTAAACCTGTCCGTTGTGGCTCTGCTCAGTGCTCACTGTTCGGGTCGCACGGTTGCAGTGGGGAGAAAATTTGCGGTCGCTCTCCTAGCAACACTGTAACTGGGGTCTCCACATATGGTGACATTCATTCTGATGTTGTTGCTACCAATTCCACCGATGGAAACAATCCTGTAAGGGTGGTTTCTGTGCCCAAGTTTCTCTTTATATGTGGATCAAATGTTGTCCAAAACGGCCTTGCCAGTGGTGTTACAGGCATGGCTGGTCTTGGCAGGACTAAAGTTTCCTTTCCTTCTCAATTTGCCTCAGCTTTCAGCTTCCCCAGAAAATTTGCCATTTGCTTGAGTTCCTCCACTATGACAGATGGTGTTATGTTTTTTGGTGACGGCCCTTATAATTTTGGTTATTTGAACCAAGATCTCTCCAAGGTTCTCACTTTCACCCCGCTGCTTACAAACCCTGTCAGCACTGCTCCTGCCTCTTTCTTGGGGGAACCGTCGGTTGAATACTTCATTGGAGTGAAATCTATAAGAATTTCTGACAAAGAAGTCCCGTTGAACAAGACCCTTTTGTCTATAGATAGAAATGGCGTTGGTGGGACTAAGATTAGCACTGTTAATCCATACACTGTTATGGAGACCTCAATTTACAAAGCTGTGTCTGAGGCCTTTGTGAAAGCAGTTGGAGCCGCTACTGTTGCACCCGTGGCTCCATTTGGGACTTGCTTTGCGAACCAAGACATTGGGTATACACCAATGGGCCCGGCTGTGCCTACCATAAATCTGGTGTTGCAGAATGAGGAAGTGGTATGGAGCATCATCGGAGCAAATTCAATGGTGCGGTTTGATGATGTAATTTGCTTGGGCTTTGTGGATGCTGGATCAGGCCCAAGCACAGCCCAAGTTGGATTTGTGGTGGGTGGTTCTCACCCAATGACTTCAATCACCATCGGAGCACATCAGTTGGAGAACAACTTCCTACAGTTTGATTTGGCAACCTCAAGGCTTGGCTTCCGCTCGATCTTCTTGGAACACGCCAACTGTGCCAACTTTAACTTTACCTCTTCTACTTAG